Proteins co-encoded in one Gossypium arboreum isolate Shixiya-1 chromosome 11, ASM2569848v2, whole genome shotgun sequence genomic window:
- the LOC108474150 gene encoding histone H1-like produces the protein MATEEPTVAVESAPELAEENPAEATANPKSGKAKKAKEPKAKKAAAPRKPRAPPAHPPYEEMVKDAIVTLKEKTGSSQYAITKFIEEKQKNLPGNFKKLLLFHLKKLVAAGKLVKVKNSYKLPSAKASKPAITASAPAKKKPAAKSKPASKAKEGKRAKTTSKSPSKTKAKAAAKPKAAPKAKSTATKTKAVAAVKPKASASAKPKTVAKSKAKPKEKPAKASRTSTRTSPGKKAAVPKAAPKKAAAPKKAPSKSAKPKSVKSPAKKATTRRGKK, from the exons ATGGCCACTGAGGAACCAACTGTCGCCGTGGAATCTGCGCCTGAGCTGGCGGAAGAGAATCCCGCTGAGGCTACAGCCAATCCCAAATCTGGCAAAGCAAAGAAAGCTAAAGAGCCCAAAGCCAAGAAGGCTGCAGCTCCTAGGAAGCCACGAGCTCCTCCTGCTCATCCTCCTTACGAAGAG ATGGTCAAGGATGCAATCGTTACTTTGAAGGAGAAGACTGGATCAAGTCAGTATGCTATCACTAAATTCATTGAAGAGAAACAGAAGAATCTTcctggaaattttaagaagcttCTGCTTTTCCATTTGAAGAAGCTTGTGGCTGCTGGGAAGTTGGTCAAGGTTAAGAATTCGTATAAACTTCCTTCGGCTAAGGCTTCGAAGCCGGCTATAACTGCTTCTGCTCCGGCTAAGAAGAAGCCGGCTGCTAAGTCCAAACCTGCTTCGAAGGCCAAGGAAGGGAAACGTGCTAAAACAACTTCTAAATCCCCTTCTAAGACAAAGGCTAAAGCGGCGGCTAAACCAAAGGCTGCTCCTAAGGCTAAATCCACCGCAACGAAGACGAAGGCTGTGGCTGCTGTGAAGCCGAAGGCGAGTGCATCTGCTAAGCCAAAAACCGTAGCTAAATCGAAGGCGAAGCCAAAGGAAAAGCCGGCTAAGGCTTCGAGGACTTCAACAAGGACTTCTCCTGGGAAGAAGGCGGCTGTCCCTAAAGCTGCTCCGAAGAAGGCTGCCGCGCCTAAAAAGGCTCCTTCGAAGAGTGCTAAGCCGAAAAGTGTCAAATCACCGGCGAAGAAAGCTACGACGAGGAGGGGAAAGAAATGA